A single region of the Streptomyces sp. AM 4-1-1 genome encodes:
- a CDS encoding N-6 DNA methylase — translation MKESTPPAAESLITGAEIARLAGVTRAAVSNWRRRYSDFPAPADAGASTPLFSLSEVRSWLARQQKGTDVSDDVRLWQALRGAFGDDIITGVAGVARMLARGDADGLDETLVGLATRLADQESSAQVVEQLVERFRDSSRRVGSDQVTSLRLVKAVSHFAGPVPGGSVVLDPACGIGTLLLSVGSTEGPIRRGQDIDPAAAGLAGARAELAGQQDTVIETGDSLRHDHWPDLRADLVLCDPPTAGPDWGREELLLDSRWELGTPSKAEGDLAWLQHCYAHTAPGGRVVAVMPASVAYRKAGRRIRAEMVRRGILTEVVALPPGMVASHAQPVHLWILRRPAHASGGSESVRMVDLTSNAPDGPMEPAAGQAVDVPLIDLLNDAVDLTPSAHVDAAREDLPAEYHALRQRIEERLERLSTLLPALSAGEGPGTLDGATVSMADLSRAGLVDLADGEPRSTSDQLDTGYLRGFLRSASNNRRSTSSSGSFRLDAKGARVPRMAVEEQRRYGAAFRALREFEEYVAEVARLTEQAGALARDGLTSGALTPPEDSA, via the coding sequence ATGAAGGAATCAACTCCACCAGCCGCCGAATCGCTGATCACCGGAGCAGAGATCGCCAGGCTGGCGGGGGTGACCCGGGCCGCCGTCTCCAACTGGCGACGGCGGTACAGCGACTTTCCCGCGCCTGCCGATGCCGGGGCGAGCACTCCGCTCTTCTCTCTCTCCGAGGTCCGTTCCTGGCTCGCCCGGCAGCAGAAGGGCACCGACGTCTCGGACGATGTCCGCCTCTGGCAAGCGCTACGTGGCGCCTTCGGCGACGACATCATCACGGGGGTCGCCGGCGTCGCCCGGATGCTGGCCCGTGGCGACGCCGACGGGCTGGACGAGACCCTGGTCGGCCTGGCCACCCGGCTGGCCGACCAGGAATCGTCGGCCCAGGTCGTCGAGCAGCTGGTGGAACGGTTCCGCGACTCCTCACGACGCGTCGGATCCGACCAGGTCACTTCGTTGCGCCTGGTCAAAGCGGTCAGCCACTTCGCGGGCCCGGTGCCCGGTGGCTCCGTCGTCCTCGACCCCGCATGCGGCATCGGGACGCTTCTCCTGTCCGTCGGGTCCACCGAGGGGCCGATACGACGCGGCCAGGACATCGATCCGGCGGCGGCCGGGCTGGCAGGGGCACGGGCCGAGCTGGCCGGGCAGCAGGACACCGTGATCGAGACAGGGGACTCCCTGCGACACGACCACTGGCCGGACCTCCGCGCCGACCTGGTCCTGTGTGACCCCCCGACCGCCGGTCCGGACTGGGGCCGAGAGGAACTGCTCCTCGACTCCCGGTGGGAGCTGGGCACGCCCTCGAAGGCGGAGGGGGACCTGGCCTGGCTCCAGCACTGCTACGCCCACACCGCGCCCGGCGGCAGAGTCGTCGCCGTCATGCCGGCCTCCGTGGCCTACCGGAAGGCCGGACGCCGTATCAGGGCAGAGATGGTGCGTCGGGGCATCCTCACGGAGGTCGTGGCCCTGCCACCCGGGATGGTGGCCTCCCACGCACAACCCGTCCATCTGTGGATACTGCGCCGCCCGGCCCACGCGTCCGGTGGCTCGGAGTCCGTGCGCATGGTGGATCTGACCTCCAACGCGCCTGACGGTCCGATGGAACCGGCGGCCGGGCAAGCGGTCGACGTACCCCTCATCGATCTGCTCAACGACGCCGTCGACCTCACCCCGAGCGCCCATGTGGACGCGGCGCGCGAGGATCTGCCGGCCGAGTACCACGCTCTGCGGCAGAGGATCGAGGAGCGGCTGGAGCGGTTGAGCACTCTACTGCCGGCGCTCTCGGCGGGCGAGGGGCCGGGAACGCTGGACGGTGCGACCGTCAGCATGGCCGACCTCTCCCGCGCCGGACTCGTCGACCTGGCCGACGGCGAACCCCGTTCGACGAGCGACCAGTTGGACACCGGCTATCTGCGGGGCTTCCTGCGCAGCGCGTCCAACAACCGCCGCTCGACCAGCAGCAGCGGCTCCTTCCGCCTCGACGCGAAGGGAGCGCGCGTGCCGCGGATGGCCGTGGAGGAGCAGCGCCGCTACGGTGCCGCCTTCCGCGCGCTGCGGGAGTTCGAGGAGTACGTGGCCGAGGTCGCCCGGCTCACGGAGCAGGCGGGTGCGCTCGCCCGTGACGGTCTCACCAGCGGAGCACTCACGCCTCCCGAGGATTCCGCCTGA
- a CDS encoding nucleotide sugar dehydrogenase: MTRKHKSRGLRVVVVGQGYVGLPLAVRAAEVGHQVVGLDVDAGRIKRLVIGESYVEDISDKRLAPLLAAGAYRPTVDPSDCAGFNVAVITVPTPLRDGAPDLSHVEEAARTLGHHLTRGATVILESTTYPGTTEEVFRPLLEGGSGLTAGRDFHLGYSPERIDPGNPTWRLENTPKVVSGIDPSSMEAVRAFYASLVDTVVSVASCKEAELTKLLENTFRHVNIALANELAIIAHDLGIDVWAAIDAASTKPFGFMRFTPGPGVGGHCLPVDPSYLSWRVERALGQNFRFVELANDVNNHMPDYVVRRLVAGLNERGKPLKGSRILLLGLAYKANTGDARETPATRIAELLTGMGAEVQAADPHVLDEAHPRAVGLASLQQVDVTPARLAAADAVVLLADHDAFDYPLISAHAPYILDCRRRLAGAGAHVDSL; this comes from the coding sequence ATGACCAGGAAGCACAAGTCCCGCGGGCTCCGCGTCGTCGTCGTGGGGCAGGGATACGTCGGGCTCCCGTTGGCAGTGCGAGCCGCCGAGGTCGGTCACCAGGTCGTCGGCCTCGACGTGGACGCCGGGCGGATCAAGCGGCTCGTGATCGGTGAGTCGTACGTCGAGGACATCTCGGACAAGCGGCTGGCGCCTCTTCTCGCCGCCGGCGCCTACCGGCCGACCGTCGACCCGTCCGACTGCGCCGGGTTCAACGTGGCGGTCATCACTGTCCCGACGCCGCTGCGCGACGGCGCTCCGGACCTGTCGCACGTCGAGGAGGCGGCGCGGACGCTCGGCCACCACCTCACCCGCGGAGCGACCGTAATCCTGGAGTCGACCACGTACCCCGGGACGACCGAGGAGGTGTTCCGACCGCTCCTCGAAGGCGGCTCCGGGCTGACCGCCGGCCGCGACTTCCACCTCGGCTACAGCCCGGAGCGCATCGACCCCGGGAATCCCACCTGGAGGCTGGAGAACACCCCCAAGGTCGTCTCGGGCATCGACCCGTCCTCCATGGAGGCGGTCCGCGCCTTCTACGCGTCGCTCGTCGACACGGTCGTGTCCGTGGCCAGTTGCAAGGAGGCGGAGCTGACCAAGCTCCTTGAGAACACCTTCCGGCACGTGAACATCGCGCTCGCCAACGAGCTGGCAATCATCGCCCACGACCTGGGCATCGACGTCTGGGCGGCCATCGACGCCGCGTCCACCAAGCCGTTCGGGTTCATGCGCTTCACCCCCGGCCCCGGGGTCGGAGGTCACTGCCTGCCCGTCGATCCCTCGTACCTGTCGTGGCGGGTCGAGCGGGCCCTGGGGCAGAACTTCCGCTTCGTCGAACTGGCGAACGACGTCAACAACCACATGCCCGACTACGTGGTGCGGCGCCTCGTCGCGGGCCTCAACGAACGAGGCAAGCCGCTCAAGGGCTCCCGGATCCTGCTGCTCGGCCTGGCATACAAGGCCAACACCGGGGACGCCCGGGAGACACCGGCCACTCGCATCGCCGAACTCCTCACCGGCATGGGCGCCGAGGTCCAGGCCGCCGACCCCCACGTCCTGGACGAAGCCCATCCCCGCGCCGTCGGCTTGGCGAGCCTCCAGCAGGTCGATGTGACCCCAGCCCGCCTCGCGGCAGCCGACGCCGTCGTCCTCCTCGCCGACCACGACGCCTTCGACTACCCCCTGATCAGCGCGCACGCCCCGTACATCCTCGACTGCCGCCGTCGGCTCGCCGGCGCCGGCGCCCACGTCGACTCTCTCTGA
- a CDS encoding NAD-dependent epimerase/dehydratase family protein, which produces MQIVITGGAGFIGGNLVRALTGQPQVTRLRVVDNLSTGDKANLGGLDVDFFEGDVQDASLLDQVFHGADAVVHLAALPSVPRSLQDPLASHHANATGTLQVLEAARRAGGPHVIAASSSSVYGFNPHLPKHEDLATAPMSPYAVTKLTTEAYLSAYHHSFGLPVLPFRFFNVYGPGQRADHAYAAVIPKWISATLAGEPVTVYGDGTQTRDFTYVGTVCRILTDALLRRVVGPRPVNLAFGSRTSLLDLVQEIEAAIGHVVKRQHMPARIGDVAHSQADSVRLQALFPRVAPMTLDEGISATADWIQTSIMSATPRGAGLDRMGLEKKHDRGDAPLLCCPEGGY; this is translated from the coding sequence ATGCAGATCGTCATCACCGGCGGTGCCGGGTTCATCGGCGGCAACCTTGTCCGTGCCCTGACTGGGCAGCCTCAGGTCACCCGACTCCGAGTCGTCGACAACCTCTCCACCGGGGACAAGGCGAATCTCGGCGGCCTCGACGTCGACTTCTTCGAGGGAGACGTCCAGGACGCCTCTCTGCTCGACCAGGTGTTCCACGGCGCCGACGCCGTCGTCCACCTGGCCGCGCTTCCCTCCGTACCGCGCTCCTTACAGGACCCCCTGGCCAGCCACCACGCCAACGCGACCGGCACCCTCCAGGTCCTCGAAGCAGCCCGCCGCGCCGGGGGCCCGCACGTGATCGCCGCTTCCTCGTCCTCCGTCTACGGCTTCAACCCTCACCTGCCGAAGCACGAGGACCTCGCCACCGCCCCGATGAGCCCGTACGCGGTCACCAAGCTCACGACGGAGGCGTACCTGAGCGCCTACCATCACAGCTTCGGCCTGCCGGTCCTCCCCTTCCGCTTCTTCAACGTCTACGGCCCGGGCCAGCGCGCCGACCACGCCTACGCCGCCGTCATCCCGAAGTGGATCAGTGCCACCCTCGCCGGCGAGCCCGTAACCGTCTACGGCGACGGCACCCAGACCCGCGACTTCACGTACGTGGGCACCGTGTGCCGCATCCTCACCGACGCCCTCCTGCGCCGCGTGGTGGGCCCCCGGCCGGTGAACCTGGCTTTCGGGAGCCGGACTTCGCTGCTGGATCTGGTCCAGGAGATCGAGGCAGCCATTGGGCACGTCGTCAAACGACAGCACATGCCCGCGCGCATTGGCGATGTCGCCCACTCCCAGGCCGATAGCGTCCGTCTGCAAGCGCTCTTCCCGAGAGTGGCACCCATGACACTCGATGAGGGGATCTCCGCGACAGCGGACTGGATTCAGACCTCGATCATGAGCGCGACTCCGAGGGGGGCAGGTCTTGATCGAATGGGGTTGGAGAAGAAGCATGATCGCGGTGATGCTCCGCTTCTCTGCTGCCCAGAGGGCGGTTACTGA
- a CDS encoding FkbM family methyltransferase: MRKVFIDCGTNLGIVLSRFIDELPDHDFYAFEPNTELLPAIRYEVEQAAHSPRVEVSHSAVWTHDGVINLFLGHHESSTVMPDKRVPPVYDQQIDYGSPVPVPAVDFSAWLRQTVTPNDHVVVKMDIEGAEYPVLTKLIADGTIGLISVLYIEWHYDRFPTMSRADHDQLVAAVSAFVDVRDWD, encoded by the coding sequence ATGCGCAAAGTTTTCATCGACTGCGGGACCAACCTCGGAATCGTGCTGAGCCGCTTCATCGACGAGCTCCCTGACCACGACTTCTATGCCTTCGAGCCCAACACGGAGCTGCTGCCGGCCATCCGCTACGAAGTCGAACAGGCTGCTCACTCACCTCGCGTCGAGGTCTCTCACAGCGCCGTGTGGACGCACGACGGGGTGATCAACCTCTTCCTCGGCCACCACGAGAGCTCCACGGTGATGCCCGACAAGCGGGTCCCGCCGGTGTATGACCAGCAGATCGACTACGGATCGCCGGTCCCGGTACCTGCCGTCGACTTCAGCGCGTGGCTGCGCCAGACCGTCACCCCGAACGATCACGTCGTCGTGAAGATGGACATCGAGGGCGCCGAATACCCCGTGCTCACGAAACTGATCGCCGACGGGACGATCGGTCTCATCTCGGTCCTCTACATCGAGTGGCACTACGACCGCTTCCCCACCATGAGCCGAGCCGACCACGACCAACTCGTCGCCGCCGTATCCGCTTTCGTCGACGTCCGCGACTGGGACTGA
- a CDS encoding histidine phosphatase family protein → MSTKHIYLVKHGETQENARGIHQGRAVGGTLSKRGRDDIRAAGRTLAAAGLAVDQMLVSPMSRCRASAALLTAALTPADTRVDTRLAAKNSGHLGGRPRDCAAAEAARQSVPIHQLRTPGGESSEDVQARYMRLWGEVCTGPHGTTVLVGHGGGIACLLLKLTQHGFEHYLEYVPGSGGVTWVEIDEDVPRMRLMNVPPAELAGHLTARTAR, encoded by the coding sequence ATGAGCACTAAACACATCTACCTGGTCAAGCACGGTGAGACCCAGGAAAACGCCCGCGGTATCCACCAAGGCAGGGCCGTCGGCGGCACACTGAGCAAACGTGGACGCGACGACATCCGCGCTGCTGGTCGCACCCTCGCCGCAGCCGGACTCGCGGTCGACCAGATGCTCGTCAGCCCGATGTCCCGATGCCGTGCGTCGGCCGCACTCCTGACGGCCGCGCTCACACCGGCCGACACCCGTGTGGACACCCGGCTGGCGGCGAAGAACAGCGGCCATCTCGGCGGCCGGCCCAGAGACTGCGCGGCGGCGGAGGCGGCCCGTCAGAGTGTCCCCATCCACCAGCTCCGAACGCCGGGCGGCGAATCCTCCGAAGACGTCCAGGCCCGTTACATGCGCCTGTGGGGCGAGGTCTGCACCGGACCGCACGGCACGACCGTCCTGGTCGGACACGGCGGCGGGATCGCCTGCCTCCTGCTGAAGCTCACGCAACACGGCTTCGAGCACTACCTCGAGTATGTGCCCGGATCCGGAGGCGTGACGTGGGTCGAGATCGACGAGGACGTCCCTCGAATGCGGCTGATGAACGTGCCACCCGCTGAGCTGGCCGGGCACCTAACCGCCCGTACCGCCCGATGA
- the metG gene encoding methionine--tRNA ligase, with the protein MARHLVTSALPYINGIKHLGNMVGSMLPADVYSRYLRQRGHDVLYICATDEHGTPAELAAKEAGLSVAEFCAQAHDAQKAVYDGFELAFDYFGRSSSQQNVEITQHFARKLHENGFIEERAIRQVYSPVDGRFLPDRYVEGTCPHCGYDKARGDQCENCTRVLDPTDLIDPRSAISGSTDLEVRETKHLFLLQSKLQHEVEEWIATVSAEWPHLSTSIARKWLTEGLNDRAITRDLDWGVPVPADTWPELAAEGKVFYVWFDAPIEYIGATKEWAGASADGESRDWKSWWYEADDTVRYTQFMAKDNVPFHTVMFPATELGVREPWKKVDVVKGFNWLTFYGGKFSTSQKRGVFTDAALEILPGDYWRYFLIANAPESDDSSFTWEHFTATVNKDLADTLGNFVNRVLSFSRKRFGDEVPAGRAAGEAEAKLGEEIARLLGEYEEQMEALQFRKAAAALRALWSAGNSYLEEKAPWLEIKTDADGAALTLRTAMNLIHLYAVVSEPFIPASAAAMRGAFALESDTATWVTAEQAKSLDAVPAGTAFTVPPVLFAKISEEDLESYRERFGGADA; encoded by the coding sequence ATGGCTCGACACCTGGTAACCAGCGCGCTTCCCTACATCAACGGGATCAAGCACCTGGGCAACATGGTCGGGTCGATGCTTCCGGCGGATGTGTACTCCCGGTACCTCCGCCAGCGTGGTCACGACGTCCTCTACATCTGTGCCACCGACGAGCACGGCACGCCGGCCGAGTTGGCCGCCAAAGAAGCCGGACTCTCGGTCGCCGAGTTCTGCGCGCAGGCCCACGACGCGCAGAAGGCCGTGTACGACGGGTTCGAGCTGGCCTTCGACTACTTCGGCCGCAGCTCTTCGCAGCAGAACGTCGAGATCACCCAGCACTTCGCGCGCAAGCTGCACGAGAACGGTTTCATCGAGGAGCGTGCGATCCGGCAGGTGTACTCGCCGGTCGACGGCCGTTTCCTTCCGGACCGGTACGTCGAGGGCACCTGCCCGCACTGTGGCTACGACAAGGCTCGCGGCGACCAGTGCGAGAACTGCACCCGCGTCCTCGACCCGACCGACCTGATCGACCCGCGCTCGGCGATCAGCGGTTCCACGGACCTGGAAGTCCGCGAGACCAAGCACCTCTTCCTGCTCCAGTCCAAGCTCCAGCACGAGGTCGAGGAGTGGATCGCGACCGTCAGCGCCGAGTGGCCGCACCTGTCCACGTCCATCGCGCGCAAGTGGCTGACCGAGGGCCTGAACGACCGAGCCATCACGCGGGACCTGGACTGGGGCGTGCCCGTCCCGGCGGACACCTGGCCGGAGCTCGCGGCCGAGGGCAAGGTCTTCTACGTCTGGTTCGACGCCCCGATCGAGTACATCGGCGCGACGAAGGAGTGGGCGGGCGCGTCCGCCGACGGAGAGAGCCGCGACTGGAAGTCGTGGTGGTACGAGGCCGACGACACCGTCCGTTACACGCAGTTCATGGCCAAGGACAACGTCCCCTTCCACACGGTGATGTTCCCCGCCACCGAGCTCGGCGTGCGCGAGCCGTGGAAGAAGGTCGACGTCGTCAAGGGCTTCAACTGGCTGACCTTCTACGGCGGTAAGTTCTCCACCTCCCAGAAGCGAGGCGTCTTCACCGACGCTGCCCTGGAGATCCTGCCCGGCGACTACTGGCGCTACTTCCTGATCGCCAACGCCCCCGAGTCGGACGACTCCTCCTTCACCTGGGAGCACTTCACCGCTACCGTCAACAAGGACCTGGCCGACACCCTCGGCAACTTCGTCAACCGCGTGCTGTCCTTCTCCCGCAAGCGATTCGGCGACGAGGTCCCGGCAGGTCGTGCCGCCGGCGAGGCGGAGGCGAAGCTGGGCGAGGAGATCGCACGGCTGCTCGGCGAGTACGAGGAGCAGATGGAGGCGCTCCAGTTCCGCAAGGCCGCCGCCGCCCTGCGCGCCCTGTGGTCCGCGGGCAACTCCTACCTGGAGGAGAAGGCCCCCTGGCTGGAGATCAAGACCGACGCCGACGGCGCCGCACTGACGCTGCGCACGGCGATGAACCTGATCCACCTGTACGCGGTCGTCTCCGAGCCGTTCATCCCGGCCTCGGCCGCCGCCATGCGCGGTGCCTTCGCCCTGGAGAGCGACACCGCGACCTGGGTGACCGCCGAGCAGGCCAAGTCCCTGGACGCTGTCCCGGCCGGTACAGCCTTCACTGTGCCGCCGGTGCTCTTCGCGAAGATCTCGGAGGAGGACCTGGAGTCCTACCGGGAGCGCTTCGGCGGAGCCGACGCCTGA
- a CDS encoding glycosyltransferase family protein, with the protein MSALTQPLSVIIGVNGIGMGHSVRQSVIAQYLRDRGHHVRIITNGSTRVEYFRDLGFPAWDGWMPTLLARDDRIHAADVLRTNIRRTPAGISQHLRLRRAIRKTGAPDMFITDYEPNTPRLAYHFGRPLISVDQQSKYRHLDLPPVGRYARTADEQRLRYFAPRADRSFICSYVPLEADDRKLEFIAPVVPDFVRSARITSEPVSTAYFSRYFDHGPEDSVRALADVFRQYVPDRTLRIYAHSDEIENLRPYADDKIEICPFDRQAFISDLARSEAVFSNAGFNLISEAFVLGKPVHLVPLPTYDQHWCAKVVHEAELGTSTPRIERGAVLDFLNRARELRVNVERHRDLHLVQDPRERIASYLETLPAACGRVPSPSVR; encoded by the coding sequence GTGTCCGCACTCACACAGCCGCTCAGCGTGATCATCGGCGTCAACGGCATCGGCATGGGGCATTCCGTCAGGCAGAGCGTGATCGCCCAGTACCTCCGCGACCGCGGCCACCATGTACGGATCATCACCAACGGGAGCACCCGAGTCGAGTACTTCCGCGACCTCGGATTCCCCGCGTGGGACGGGTGGATGCCGACGCTCCTTGCCCGTGACGACCGCATCCACGCGGCCGATGTCTTACGCACCAACATCCGGCGGACTCCCGCCGGCATCAGCCAGCACCTGCGGCTACGCCGGGCCATCAGGAAAACCGGCGCCCCGGACATGTTCATCACGGACTACGAGCCCAACACACCGCGCCTGGCCTACCACTTCGGCAGGCCCCTCATATCGGTGGACCAGCAGAGCAAGTACCGGCACCTCGACCTGCCGCCGGTCGGTCGGTACGCACGCACCGCCGACGAGCAGCGCCTGCGCTACTTCGCCCCTCGGGCCGACCGGTCCTTCATCTGCTCCTACGTCCCCTTGGAGGCCGACGACCGGAAGCTGGAGTTCATCGCCCCTGTCGTTCCGGACTTCGTCCGCTCCGCCCGGATCACGAGTGAACCTGTGTCCACGGCCTACTTCTCCCGGTACTTCGATCACGGCCCTGAGGACTCCGTCCGCGCCCTCGCCGACGTGTTCCGCCAGTACGTCCCCGATCGAACTCTGCGGATCTACGCGCACTCGGATGAGATCGAGAACCTGCGCCCGTACGCCGACGACAAGATCGAAATCTGCCCGTTCGACCGCCAGGCATTCATCTCCGACCTGGCCCGCTCCGAGGCCGTCTTCTCCAATGCCGGCTTCAACCTCATCAGCGAGGCGTTCGTTCTCGGTAAACCGGTACACCTGGTGCCGCTGCCGACGTATGACCAGCACTGGTGCGCCAAGGTGGTCCACGAGGCGGAACTCGGCACCAGCACTCCACGGATCGAGCGCGGGGCGGTACTCGACTTTCTCAACCGGGCGCGTGAGCTTCGCGTCAACGTCGAACGCCATCGGGACCTGCACCTCGTCCAAGACCCCCGGGAACGAATCGCCTCCTACCTGGAGACCCTGCCCGCAGCCTGTGGGCGGGTCCCCTCCCCGTCCGTCCGGTAG